The Bacteroidota bacterium genome window below encodes:
- a CDS encoding carbon starvation protein A, whose protein sequence is MNIALPLVLAIIVFFFAYRFYAKYISKIFQIDAAKKTPSVEINDGVDFVPTKPGVLFSHHFASIAGGGPILGPTIALIYGYQISLFWIILGCVLFGAVHDFVALIISIREKGKSIAEVARKTLGDAGFFIFVGFTVICLIMIIVAFLGATVSALTSTYPIEQLGLGPDQTLLNTITENGIIKGKIGGIASTSVFIITGFAPILGYLLYIRKIPIIIASIIAVAVCFVSIIIGVAFPVTMPPDIWRIVLCFYIFISAGIPVWIVLQPRDFSNSFILYIGIIVIMVALLIGGAASLFGFGSAEALSVFHIGAPAFNFAEGGILLGAVWPILFITIACGAISGFHALVASGTSSKQISNETHAKKIGYGGMLLEGLFAIGVLSVVAAGINFSDYKEIVFPTTPGASSNPILAFALSLGSVIHQAFGINQIYGTIFGILLVEGFVVTTLDTSVRLCRYLLEEIWNVSFKKVPKILKSYYFNAGLIVFIGYLLSLTNSITKIWPIFGSANQLLAALVLTVVAVWLFKKGKPTWFVTLPALFMLVTSISSLVYLLFVKYLPSGNVPLIVADIMLAVLSGAFIMLIIRNFLYRRITKQVS, encoded by the coding sequence ATGAACATAGCACTTCCATTAGTTTTAGCCATCATCGTGTTCTTTTTTGCTTACCGATTTTACGCAAAATACATTTCAAAAATTTTTCAAATTGATGCGGCTAAAAAGACCCCATCGGTAGAAATTAATGATGGAGTCGATTTTGTGCCAACAAAACCTGGCGTTCTTTTTTCACATCATTTCGCGTCTATTGCCGGCGGAGGACCAATTCTGGGCCCCACCATTGCTTTAATATACGGTTACCAGATCAGCCTTTTCTGGATCATACTTGGATGCGTTTTATTTGGGGCGGTTCACGACTTTGTTGCATTAATTATTTCGATACGCGAAAAAGGAAAATCAATTGCCGAAGTAGCGCGAAAAACGTTGGGCGATGCAGGTTTTTTCATTTTTGTCGGATTTACGGTAATCTGTTTAATCATGATTATTGTCGCTTTTCTCGGAGCTACGGTGTCTGCCCTAACTTCTACTTATCCAATCGAACAGCTTGGTCTAGGGCCAGATCAAACACTGTTAAATACGATTACCGAGAATGGGATTATTAAAGGGAAAATCGGGGGGATTGCTTCAACATCAGTATTTATTATTACAGGTTTTGCCCCTATTTTGGGATATCTATTATACATCAGGAAAATCCCAATCATTATTGCCTCAATCATTGCCGTTGCAGTCTGTTTCGTTTCAATAATTATTGGAGTGGCTTTTCCGGTGACAATGCCTCCGGATATTTGGCGCATTGTATTATGTTTTTATATTTTCATTTCAGCCGGAATTCCGGTGTGGATTGTTCTACAGCCAAGGGATTTCTCAAATTCCTTTATTTTATATATTGGCATAATTGTAATTATGGTAGCATTATTAATCGGCGGAGCAGCAAGCTTATTCGGATTTGGATCTGCTGAGGCATTAAGTGTTTTTCACATAGGTGCTCCGGCTTTTAATTTTGCAGAAGGCGGCATTTTGCTTGGAGCTGTTTGGCCCATTTTATTTATTACCATTGCATGTGGTGCGATATCGGGCTTTCATGCACTTGTTGCAAGTGGAACCTCCTCAAAGCAAATTAGCAACGAAACTCATGCTAAAAAAATCGGTTATGGAGGAATGTTGCTTGAAGGGCTTTTTGCAATCGGGGTTCTTTCAGTAGTTGCTGCAGGTATCAATTTTTCGGATTATAAGGAAATTGTATTTCCAACAACACCGGGCGCATCGAGCAACCCGATTCTGGCGTTCGCTCTTAGTTTGGGATCAGTTATTCATCAGGCCTTTGGAATAAATCAAATATATGGAACAATATTCGGCATTTTACTTGTCGAAGGTTTTGTTGTTACAACCTTGGATACTTCGGTGAGGCTTTGTCGTTATCTTTTAGAGGAAATATGGAACGTCAGCTTTAAAAAGGTTCCGAAAATCCTTAAATCGTATTATTTCAATGCAGGTTTAATTGTTTTCATAGGCTATCTTTTGTCATTAACAAATTCAATTACCAAAATATGGCCAATTTTTGGTTCGGCTAATCAACTGCTTGCCGCTTTGGTTTTAACGGTAGTGGCCGTTTGGCTTTTCAAGAAAGGTAAACCTACCTGGTTTGTTACATTACCTGCTTTATTCATGCTCGTTACAAGCATTTCATCTCTCGTTTATCTTTTGTTTGTAAAATATTTGCCTTCAGGCAATGTTCCGTTAATAGTTGCCGATATTATGCTGGCTGTACTTTCGGGAGCATTTATCATGTTGATTATAAGAAATTTTTTATATCGCCGAATTACCAAACAAGTGAGTTGA